A DNA window from Drosophila virilis strain 15010-1051.87 chromosome 4, Dvir_AGI_RSII-ME, whole genome shotgun sequence contains the following coding sequences:
- the LOC6629023 gene encoding serine-rich adhesin for platelets isoform X2: protein MDPQKITELANLLRKNGDKILSSEFTLTLSGPLLRALNDSFTLIADSDIVAGAGLGPTQKHQHAFQVVKPINAKSSVFPDLQLLHDFVQKTTLLKLNYFPNDHYFEGAIDICKFRALRRLEVHKINICQVVGIQALRAQLQHLICIKSISNVEDIITHCGGDNSNGFVWNELQSADFSYNNLRAVDTALEFAQHLQHLNLRHNKLTSVRAIKWLPHLKTLDLSYNCLTHLPQFHVEACKRLQVLNISNNYVEELLDMTKLDALTTMDLSDNCLLEHTQLLPLSVLMTLTTLNLQGNPLACHPKHRLATAQYLHKNTATVKFVLDFEPLSKAEKALTGSQQLRFVGTMSHRLVSSYVSINSSRASVNTPASSVGSQLSLSVRGKDSSSEAEQAPPDLQISKKRTKKQRTVDIAEHGEETAIEAVTTIATPDANSLLQERPQETTDGSHLETKKQIETLRLKYGNEWLQSGNAELMLGIDTPQPSEQARHVARQQLNEFLGEFSSGAQQADSEPELLNISSTPTNNSNWKVGFESKLTPNNTDGSPTDAANLTQQTVYESCDSSIQTQYESTNDTMQEEQTERNEVQQQEIDKHKEVLSRYAAASAEQDEEPVSEEEPDEKLYIVYHAQKTSEPLFLTISSNYIREKDALSERTKTKWSIKVLESCERIKSNTLRINFDTMQKDKQERIYCVENALCQELEKKLRDILSQRDLTDMNITIYSCINCGIKFTRERKIKNYKAAEPRCPDCRSLFVAEVNDDVTGSLDKPKVSSMEPKLSPALIVEESPVSTPLVLQSKEDNQMANSRLIANNTPKRRSLMQTTKSSANSLNESSSCSKITNSQCSFDSNQSVVGSSNTERDLEFRANESDVDIISNPSQSSIEVLDPNLVQSASRKTSEERRISQIPNLQTIDDHQSQTQSFIEREFGQLLAEQARAQTVSTQATIVNVDATAKAKALAHVQLTESSSSGSVTDSICTTYEQQAKHQPSEKAQRQATDDAIILHNMLLAESGGSTSQQNNNNNNNYEVTAANGHHETKHLKTAEDAGLSSMFGALFQSTNMLMSSSKKLIETEASASAIQPYKFNYSDYNDIDHRLKLYFYQSKFKEVGEHFKWLAKGRIYNEQTQTMRDGLLVMSTCKCYLMEAYAPPQDDVAKWLRQVVSVTVNRLTRIQLLPWKLGLSFSLRHWGGFALILQDMLRTNSLLAYLADNPLPDGCELIQHPTYEVRQQLKSLMGEPIRMCAVLSGCQWICVPEKRSFELCTLLTTDTQLHIAGNGKFNWLTANEEQPIELTLTQQMSNLVEVERITDFEYNVNFLDETENKCELWHLQFETLANAECCLNAIGKSWEKLFGVPFSYSGT, encoded by the exons ATGGACCCGCAAAAGATCACCGAATTGGCCAATTTGCTGCGCAAGAATGGTGATAAAATCCTGAGCTCCGAATTTACCTTGACCTTATCag GTCCGCTGCTGCGTGCTTTGAACGATTCCTTTACTTTGATCGCGGACAGCGATATTGTGGCTGGAGCGGGCCTTGGCCCAACCCAGAAGCACCAGCATGCATTTCAGGTGGTCAAACCCATCAATGCCAAGTCGAGCGTGTTTCCGGATCTGCAGCTGCTACATGATTTCGTGCAGAAGACAACGTTACTGAAGCTCAACTATTTCCCCAACGATCATTACTTTGAGGGCGCCATAGACATATGCAAGTTTCGTGCGCTGCGTCGCCTGGAGGTGCACAAGATCAACATATGCCAGGTGGTGGGAATTCAAGCGCTTCGCGCCCAGCTCCAGCATTTGATATGCATCAAGAGTATAAGCAATGTGGAGGATATCATAACGCATTGCGGCGGCGATAATTCGAATGGTTTTGTCTGGAACGAGCTGCAGTCCGCGGACTTTAGCTACAACAATTTGCGTGCAGTGGACACGGCCCTGGAGTTTGCCCAGCACTTGCAGCATTTAAATTTGCGGCACAACAAGCTGACCAGCGTTAGGGCCATCAAGTGGCTGCCGCATCTAAAGACGCTCGATCTGAGCTACAATTGTCTGACGCACCTGCCACAGTTTCATGTGGAGGCCTGTAAACGGCTGCAGGTGCTCAACATAAGCAATAATTATGTGGAGGAACTGCTCGATATGACCAAGCTGGATGCGCTTACTACCATGGATTTGTCTGACAATTGCCTGCTCGAGCATACGCAACTGTTGCCGCTGAGCGTTCTGATGACGCTCACCACGCTCAATTTGCAGGGCAATCCCCTCGCCTGCCATCCCAAGCATCGCCTGGCCACGGCACAGTATTTGCACAAGAATACCGCGACTGTGAAATTTGTGCTGGACTTTGAGCCGCTATCGAAGGCCGAAAAGGCATTGACtggcagccagcagctgcgCTTTGTGGGCACCATGAGTCATCGGCTAGTCAGCAGTTATGTATCCATAAATAGTTCACGTGCCTCCGTCAATACGCCAGCTTCTAGTGTGGGCTCGCAGCTTTCGCTCTCGGTCAGAGGCAAGGATTCATCGTCCGAGGCAGAGCAAGCGCCACCGGATCTGCAAATTAGCAAAAAACGAACTAAAAAACAACGCACTGTGGATATCGCTGAACATGGCGAGGAGACGGCAATAGAAGCAGTTACCACAATCGCAACCCCCGATGCAAATAGTCTGTTACAAGAGAGGCCACAAGAGACCACAGATGGCAGCCATTTGGAGACGAAAAAGCAAATTGAGACACTGCGTCTCAAGTATGGCAACGAGTGGCTGCAGTCGGGCAATGCGGAGCTAATGCTGGGCATTGACACGCCGCAGCCCAGCGAACAGGCGCGTCACGTGGCACGCCAGCAGTTGAACGAGTTCCTGGGCGAGTTTTCGTCGGGCGCGCAACAGGCCGATTCGGAGCCAGAGCTGCTAAATATCAGCTCCACGCCCACGAACAACAGCAATTGGAAGGTTGGATTTGAATCAAAATTGACGCCCAACAATACAGATGGCAGCCCCACGGATGCCGCCAACCTAACACAGCAAACAGTTTACGAGTCATGCGACAGCAGCATTCAGACGCAATATGAGAGCACGAACGATACAATGCAGGAGGAGCAAACGGAGAGGAACGAAGTGCAGCAGCAAGAGATTGACAAGCACAAGGAGGTGCTAAGTCGCTATGCAGCTGCGAGCGCTGAGCAGGATGAGGAACCAG TTTCCGAAGAAGAGCCCGATGAGAAGCTGTATATTGTCTACCATGCGCAAAAGACCAGCGAGCCATTGTTCCTTACGATATCCTCGAATTATATTCGCGAAAAGGATGCACTCAGCGAACG CACCAAGACCAAATGGAGCATCAAGGTATTGGAGTCTTGTGAGCGAATCAAATCGAATACGCTGCGCATTAATTTTGATACAATGCAAAAAGATAAACAGGAGCGCATTTATTGTGTGGAGAATGCATTATGCCAG GAACTTGAGAAGAAACTACGCGACATTCTGTCCCAGCGTGATCTCACCGACATGAACATAACCATTTATAGCTGCATCAATTGTGGCATCAAGTTTACCAGAGAGCGCAAAATCAAGAACTACAAGGCAGCGG AGCCACGTTGTCCGGACTGTCGCAGCTTGTTCGTCGCGGAGGTGAACGATGATGTAACCGGCTCGCTGGACAAGCCCAAAGTGTCCAGCATGGAGCCGAAGCTGTCGCCAGCATTAATTGTGGAGGAATCGCCAGTGAGCACGCCGCTGGTATTGCAGTCCAAGGAGGACAATCAAA tgGCCAACAGCAGGCTCATCGCTAATAACACACCCAAGCGTAGGAGTTTGATGCAAACCACAAAAA GCTCGGCTAATTCGTTAAATGAGAGCAGCTCCTGCTCGAAGATAACCAACTCGCAATGCTCCTTTGACTCCAATCAGTCGGTGGTGGGCAGCTCCAATACAGAGCGCGATTTAGAGTTTCGCGCCAATGAGAGCGATGTGGACATTATATCCAATCCGAGCCAATCCAGCATTGAGGTGCTGGATCCCAACCTAGTGCAGAGCGCCAGTCGCAAAACCTCCGAGGAGCGTCGCATATCCCAGATACCGAATCTGCAAACCATTGACGATCACCAAAGTCAAACCCAAAGCTTCATTGAACGCGAGTTTGGGCAATTGCTCGCCGAACAGGCCAGAGCACAGACAGTGTCAACGCAGGCAACAATAGTCAATGTGGACGCAACAGCGAAGGCCAAGGCCTTGGCTCACGTCCAGCTAACAGAGAGCAGTTCGTCGGGTTCGGTGACCGACAGCATATGCACCACCTACGAGCAGCAGGCCAAGCATCAGCCGTCGGAGAAGGCTCAACGGCAGGCAACGGACGATGCCATCATTCTGCACAATATGCTGCTGGCCGAATCTGGCGGGAGCACGAgtcaacaaaacaacaacaacaacaacaactatgaaGTGACGGCCGCAAATGGTCATCATGAAACGAAACATTTAAAGACAGCCGAAGATGCGGGCCTATCTTCCATGTTTGGCG CACTTTTTCAGTCGACCAACATGCTAATGTCCAGTTCGAAGAAGCTAATCGAAACGGAGGCCAGTGCCAGCGCAATTCAgccatataaatttaattatagcgATTACAATGACATCGATCATCGATTGAAGCTCTATTTCTATCAGAGCAAGTTCAAAGAGGTGGGCGAGCACTTCAAGTGGCTGGCCAAGGGTCGGATATACAATGAGCAAACGCAAACGATGCGCGATGGCTTATTGGTAATGTCCACCTGCAAGTGTTATCTGATGGAAGCGTATGCGCCGCCACAGGATGATGTCGCCAAGTGGCTGCGTCAGGTGGTTAGCGTAACAGTGAATCGTCTGACACGCATACAGCTGTTGCCCTGGAAACTGGGCTTGTCGTTTAGCCTGCGCCACTGGGGTGGCTTTGCGCTAATTTTACAGGATATGCTGCGCACAAACAGTTTACTGGCGTACCTGGCAG ACAACCCGCTCCCCGATGGGTGTGAGCTGATCCAGCATCCGACGTATGAGGTGCGTCAACAACTCAAATCGCTGATGGGTGAACCGATTAGGATGTGCGCCGTGCTCAGCGGCTGCCAGTGGATATGTGTTCCGGAGAAGCGCAGTTTTGAGCTCTGCACGCTGCTGACCACAGACACACAATTGCATATTGCCGGCAATGGCAAATTTAATTGGCTGACAGCAAACGAGGAGCAGCCCATTGAACTAACGCTGACACAGCAAATGAGCAATCTGGTGGAGGTGGAACGGATTACGGATTTCGAGTACAATGTTAATTTTCTGGATGAAACCGAAAACAAATGCGAATTGTGGCATTTGCAGTTTGAGACACTGGCGAATGCCGAGTGCTGTCTGAATGCCATTGGGAAATCTTGGGAGAAGCTATTTGGCGTGCCATTTAGCTACTCCGGTACGTAG
- the LOC6629023 gene encoding serine-rich adhesin for platelets isoform X1, whose protein sequence is MDPQKITELANLLRKNGDKILSSEFTLTLSGPLLRALNDSFTLIADSDIVAGAGLGPTQKHQHAFQVVKPINAKSSVFPDLQLLHDFVQKTTLLKLNYFPNDHYFEGAIDICKFRALRRLEVHKINICQVVGIQALRAQLQHLICIKSISNVEDIITHCGGDNSNGFVWNELQSADFSYNNLRAVDTALEFAQHLQHLNLRHNKLTSVRAIKWLPHLKTLDLSYNCLTHLPQFHVEACKRLQVLNISNNYVEELLDMTKLDALTTMDLSDNCLLEHTQLLPLSVLMTLTTLNLQGNPLACHPKHRLATAQYLHKNTATVKFVLDFEPLSKAEKALTGSQQLRFVGTMSHRLVSSYVSINSSRASVNTPASSVGSQLSLSVRGKDSSSEAEQAPPDLQISKKRTKKQRTVDIAEHGEETAIEAVTTIATPDANSLLQERPQETTDGSHLETKKQIETLRLKYGNEWLQSGNAELMLGIDTPQPSEQARHVARQQLNEFLGEFSSGAQQADSEPELLNISSTPTNNSNWKVGFESKLTPNNTDGSPTDAANLTQQTVYESCDSSIQTQYESTNDTMQEEQTERNEVQQQEIDKHKEVLSRYAAASAEQDEEPVSEEEPDEKLYIVYHAQKTSEPLFLTISSNYIREKDALSERTKTKWSIKVLESCERIKSNTLRINFDTMQKDKQERIYCVENALCQELEKKLRDILSQRDLTDMNITIYSCINCGIKFTRERKIKNYKAAEPRCPDCRSLFVAEVNDDVTGSLDKPKVSSMEPKLSPALIVEESPVSTPLVLQSKEDNQSIVANSRLIANNTPKRRSLMQTTKSSANSLNESSSCSKITNSQCSFDSNQSVVGSSNTERDLEFRANESDVDIISNPSQSSIEVLDPNLVQSASRKTSEERRISQIPNLQTIDDHQSQTQSFIEREFGQLLAEQARAQTVSTQATIVNVDATAKAKALAHVQLTESSSSGSVTDSICTTYEQQAKHQPSEKAQRQATDDAIILHNMLLAESGGSTSQQNNNNNNNYEVTAANGHHETKHLKTAEDAGLSSMFGALFQSTNMLMSSSKKLIETEASASAIQPYKFNYSDYNDIDHRLKLYFYQSKFKEVGEHFKWLAKGRIYNEQTQTMRDGLLVMSTCKCYLMEAYAPPQDDVAKWLRQVVSVTVNRLTRIQLLPWKLGLSFSLRHWGGFALILQDMLRTNSLLAYLADNPLPDGCELIQHPTYEVRQQLKSLMGEPIRMCAVLSGCQWICVPEKRSFELCTLLTTDTQLHIAGNGKFNWLTANEEQPIELTLTQQMSNLVEVERITDFEYNVNFLDETENKCELWHLQFETLANAECCLNAIGKSWEKLFGVPFSYSGT, encoded by the exons ATGGACCCGCAAAAGATCACCGAATTGGCCAATTTGCTGCGCAAGAATGGTGATAAAATCCTGAGCTCCGAATTTACCTTGACCTTATCag GTCCGCTGCTGCGTGCTTTGAACGATTCCTTTACTTTGATCGCGGACAGCGATATTGTGGCTGGAGCGGGCCTTGGCCCAACCCAGAAGCACCAGCATGCATTTCAGGTGGTCAAACCCATCAATGCCAAGTCGAGCGTGTTTCCGGATCTGCAGCTGCTACATGATTTCGTGCAGAAGACAACGTTACTGAAGCTCAACTATTTCCCCAACGATCATTACTTTGAGGGCGCCATAGACATATGCAAGTTTCGTGCGCTGCGTCGCCTGGAGGTGCACAAGATCAACATATGCCAGGTGGTGGGAATTCAAGCGCTTCGCGCCCAGCTCCAGCATTTGATATGCATCAAGAGTATAAGCAATGTGGAGGATATCATAACGCATTGCGGCGGCGATAATTCGAATGGTTTTGTCTGGAACGAGCTGCAGTCCGCGGACTTTAGCTACAACAATTTGCGTGCAGTGGACACGGCCCTGGAGTTTGCCCAGCACTTGCAGCATTTAAATTTGCGGCACAACAAGCTGACCAGCGTTAGGGCCATCAAGTGGCTGCCGCATCTAAAGACGCTCGATCTGAGCTACAATTGTCTGACGCACCTGCCACAGTTTCATGTGGAGGCCTGTAAACGGCTGCAGGTGCTCAACATAAGCAATAATTATGTGGAGGAACTGCTCGATATGACCAAGCTGGATGCGCTTACTACCATGGATTTGTCTGACAATTGCCTGCTCGAGCATACGCAACTGTTGCCGCTGAGCGTTCTGATGACGCTCACCACGCTCAATTTGCAGGGCAATCCCCTCGCCTGCCATCCCAAGCATCGCCTGGCCACGGCACAGTATTTGCACAAGAATACCGCGACTGTGAAATTTGTGCTGGACTTTGAGCCGCTATCGAAGGCCGAAAAGGCATTGACtggcagccagcagctgcgCTTTGTGGGCACCATGAGTCATCGGCTAGTCAGCAGTTATGTATCCATAAATAGTTCACGTGCCTCCGTCAATACGCCAGCTTCTAGTGTGGGCTCGCAGCTTTCGCTCTCGGTCAGAGGCAAGGATTCATCGTCCGAGGCAGAGCAAGCGCCACCGGATCTGCAAATTAGCAAAAAACGAACTAAAAAACAACGCACTGTGGATATCGCTGAACATGGCGAGGAGACGGCAATAGAAGCAGTTACCACAATCGCAACCCCCGATGCAAATAGTCTGTTACAAGAGAGGCCACAAGAGACCACAGATGGCAGCCATTTGGAGACGAAAAAGCAAATTGAGACACTGCGTCTCAAGTATGGCAACGAGTGGCTGCAGTCGGGCAATGCGGAGCTAATGCTGGGCATTGACACGCCGCAGCCCAGCGAACAGGCGCGTCACGTGGCACGCCAGCAGTTGAACGAGTTCCTGGGCGAGTTTTCGTCGGGCGCGCAACAGGCCGATTCGGAGCCAGAGCTGCTAAATATCAGCTCCACGCCCACGAACAACAGCAATTGGAAGGTTGGATTTGAATCAAAATTGACGCCCAACAATACAGATGGCAGCCCCACGGATGCCGCCAACCTAACACAGCAAACAGTTTACGAGTCATGCGACAGCAGCATTCAGACGCAATATGAGAGCACGAACGATACAATGCAGGAGGAGCAAACGGAGAGGAACGAAGTGCAGCAGCAAGAGATTGACAAGCACAAGGAGGTGCTAAGTCGCTATGCAGCTGCGAGCGCTGAGCAGGATGAGGAACCAG TTTCCGAAGAAGAGCCCGATGAGAAGCTGTATATTGTCTACCATGCGCAAAAGACCAGCGAGCCATTGTTCCTTACGATATCCTCGAATTATATTCGCGAAAAGGATGCACTCAGCGAACG CACCAAGACCAAATGGAGCATCAAGGTATTGGAGTCTTGTGAGCGAATCAAATCGAATACGCTGCGCATTAATTTTGATACAATGCAAAAAGATAAACAGGAGCGCATTTATTGTGTGGAGAATGCATTATGCCAG GAACTTGAGAAGAAACTACGCGACATTCTGTCCCAGCGTGATCTCACCGACATGAACATAACCATTTATAGCTGCATCAATTGTGGCATCAAGTTTACCAGAGAGCGCAAAATCAAGAACTACAAGGCAGCGG AGCCACGTTGTCCGGACTGTCGCAGCTTGTTCGTCGCGGAGGTGAACGATGATGTAACCGGCTCGCTGGACAAGCCCAAAGTGTCCAGCATGGAGCCGAAGCTGTCGCCAGCATTAATTGTGGAGGAATCGCCAGTGAGCACGCCGCTGGTATTGCAGTCCAAGGAGGACAATCAAAGTATTG tgGCCAACAGCAGGCTCATCGCTAATAACACACCCAAGCGTAGGAGTTTGATGCAAACCACAAAAA GCTCGGCTAATTCGTTAAATGAGAGCAGCTCCTGCTCGAAGATAACCAACTCGCAATGCTCCTTTGACTCCAATCAGTCGGTGGTGGGCAGCTCCAATACAGAGCGCGATTTAGAGTTTCGCGCCAATGAGAGCGATGTGGACATTATATCCAATCCGAGCCAATCCAGCATTGAGGTGCTGGATCCCAACCTAGTGCAGAGCGCCAGTCGCAAAACCTCCGAGGAGCGTCGCATATCCCAGATACCGAATCTGCAAACCATTGACGATCACCAAAGTCAAACCCAAAGCTTCATTGAACGCGAGTTTGGGCAATTGCTCGCCGAACAGGCCAGAGCACAGACAGTGTCAACGCAGGCAACAATAGTCAATGTGGACGCAACAGCGAAGGCCAAGGCCTTGGCTCACGTCCAGCTAACAGAGAGCAGTTCGTCGGGTTCGGTGACCGACAGCATATGCACCACCTACGAGCAGCAGGCCAAGCATCAGCCGTCGGAGAAGGCTCAACGGCAGGCAACGGACGATGCCATCATTCTGCACAATATGCTGCTGGCCGAATCTGGCGGGAGCACGAgtcaacaaaacaacaacaacaacaacaactatgaaGTGACGGCCGCAAATGGTCATCATGAAACGAAACATTTAAAGACAGCCGAAGATGCGGGCCTATCTTCCATGTTTGGCG CACTTTTTCAGTCGACCAACATGCTAATGTCCAGTTCGAAGAAGCTAATCGAAACGGAGGCCAGTGCCAGCGCAATTCAgccatataaatttaattatagcgATTACAATGACATCGATCATCGATTGAAGCTCTATTTCTATCAGAGCAAGTTCAAAGAGGTGGGCGAGCACTTCAAGTGGCTGGCCAAGGGTCGGATATACAATGAGCAAACGCAAACGATGCGCGATGGCTTATTGGTAATGTCCACCTGCAAGTGTTATCTGATGGAAGCGTATGCGCCGCCACAGGATGATGTCGCCAAGTGGCTGCGTCAGGTGGTTAGCGTAACAGTGAATCGTCTGACACGCATACAGCTGTTGCCCTGGAAACTGGGCTTGTCGTTTAGCCTGCGCCACTGGGGTGGCTTTGCGCTAATTTTACAGGATATGCTGCGCACAAACAGTTTACTGGCGTACCTGGCAG ACAACCCGCTCCCCGATGGGTGTGAGCTGATCCAGCATCCGACGTATGAGGTGCGTCAACAACTCAAATCGCTGATGGGTGAACCGATTAGGATGTGCGCCGTGCTCAGCGGCTGCCAGTGGATATGTGTTCCGGAGAAGCGCAGTTTTGAGCTCTGCACGCTGCTGACCACAGACACACAATTGCATATTGCCGGCAATGGCAAATTTAATTGGCTGACAGCAAACGAGGAGCAGCCCATTGAACTAACGCTGACACAGCAAATGAGCAATCTGGTGGAGGTGGAACGGATTACGGATTTCGAGTACAATGTTAATTTTCTGGATGAAACCGAAAACAAATGCGAATTGTGGCATTTGCAGTTTGAGACACTGGCGAATGCCGAGTGCTGTCTGAATGCCATTGGGAAATCTTGGGAGAAGCTATTTGGCGTGCCATTTAGCTACTCCGGTACGTAG